The following are from one region of the Salvelinus alpinus chromosome 16, SLU_Salpinus.1, whole genome shotgun sequence genome:
- the LOC139541785 gene encoding mucin-7: MAHSAAGLQTPSEDECPICRSTLTDPHHPDACSHAFCRPCLTRSLMWLPHCPVCRAEAQVDDIRPVRVKAGNVVVRLGQPLPGLSELSTPATRSVAGDVQSYIRLLQMGTQTEGRSMANHTPAVTTAPPLPTPRPLHRPLSSSITPPAPTNDVDLYMSMTRRPAPTLTPTAGTTAPTSQLATPPTTRSATPPTITRPATTNGLYMTMAQTPAPTVTPTGATTTPAPKTTTTIPAIPLTPTITSKPSPTPRTRALSAPGQQPLAIPQHTPSAAQRPTAMPSTSNPAPPVLAAPPSLSFTDDGSVVRMTFVCPFCQESGLDERDLWIHCNGKHYHDNRPVVCPVCVSLPHGNPHQISRNFIMHLNLRHCYYAEKYTNTHQTDMLNLQDAIIESLQDANLNPR; this comes from the exons ATGGCCCACTCTGCAGCAGGCCTACAAACCCCATCTGAGGATGAGTGTCCCATCTGTAGGAGCACCCTGACGGACCCACATCACCCTGATGCCTGTTCTCATGC gttctGCCGCCCATGTCTGACCCGTTCTCTAATGTGGTTACCCCACTGCCCTGTGTGCAGAGCTGAGGCGCAGGTTGATGACATCAGGCCTGTCAGAGTCAAGGCAGGGAACGTGGTCGTCAGGTTGGGTCAACCTCTACCTGGCTTGTCGGAGCTTTCCACCCCAGCAACAAGATCTGTGGCAGGTGACGTCCAGAG CTATATCAGACTGCTGCAAATGGGCACTCAGACAGAAGGAAGGAGCATGGCCAATCACACCCCAGCTGTCACCACAGCCCCTCCCCTTCCCACTCCAAGACCCCTCCACAGaccactctcttcctccatcACTCCTCCTGCCCCAACCAATGATGTAGACCTATATATGTCTATGACTCGTAGACCCGCCCCAACACTCACCCCAACAGCTGGCACTACTGCACCTACCAGCCAACTTGCCACCCCACCTACCACCCGATCTGCCACCCCACCTACAATTACTCGTCCTGCCACAACCAATGGTTTATACATGACTATGGCTCAAACACCTGCCCCCACAGTCACTCCAACAGGTGCCACAACTACACCAGCACCTAAAACCACAACTACCATCCCTGCCATCCCACTGACACCTACCATCACATCTAAACCCAGCCCCACACCCCGCACCAGGGCTCTCTCCGCCCCAGGACAACAGCCCTTGGCCATCCCTCAGCACACACCTTCCGCAGCGCAAAGACCCACCGCCATgccctctacctctaaccctgctccCCCAGTACTGgctgctcctccatccctctccttcacgGATGATGG ttCTGTGGTGAGGATGACGTTTGTCTGTCCGTTCTGCCAGGAGAGTGGTCTGGATGAGAGGGATCTGTGGATTCACTGCAATGGCAAGCATTACCATGACAACAGGCCCGTG gtgtgtccagtgtgtgtctctctgcctcaCGGTAATCCACACCAAATTAGCAGGAACTTCATCATGCATCTGAACCTGAGACACTGCTACTATGCCGAGAAATACACG AACACCCATCAAACCGACATGTTGAACTTGCAAGATGCCATTATTGAGTCTCTCCAGGATGCCAACCTGAATCCCAGATGA
- the mep1ba gene encoding LOW QUALITY PROTEIN: meprin A subunit beta (The sequence of the model RefSeq protein was modified relative to this genomic sequence to represent the inferred CDS: inserted 8 bases in 4 codons; substituted 2 bases at 2 genomic stop codons), with the protein MASKWIVLVFSMLWCLSAASQLTGETETDVDEGHGHDWDIFDINKEAGLDLLEGDIVIDETDSRNTILGEQYRWPQTVPYYLKDSLDIHAKGVILKAFEQYRLKTCINFVPWKGEENYISVFKGTGCYSSVGNRQVGKQKLSIGRNCDRLATVEHEFLHALGFWHEQSRADRXDVNIIWDRIEGKDHNFLIHGESVSSALNVPYDYGSVMHYSKTAFNIGSEPSIITKIPSFMDVIGQRMEFSDSDLLKLNRLYNCTTSSTFLESCSFEKEKICGMTPGPVGKAQREHRHSVAGGPNTDYTNMGQCDGKGYFMHYSTVKGNQAHLXSHLFYPKRGSQCLQFYLHNSGGADDRLNVWVREYDDANPKGKLRLIQKIDITGGMRDSWELYYVTLDVKMKFRIXFEGLKGTGASTGGLSLDDINLSETTCPQHIWRIRDFTGLLETTPTGVNIYSPRFLSPSGYSFMVSVYINGRSSPGSMAIYFHLTSGPKDNSLTWPCPWHQATMGQNPDIRQRMSNHHMITTDXNKLSSDGNDFYWDNPRKVGSLVNGSNSSQFSRGPGTGTSSYLTHSMLKSRNLINGDDAIFLLGLEDVSALLEPQPLPRSAVHQSEKSAVVSPSRETTNTSKFVMAVSMSLAAVMFVVAMVSXVYARRSXSDRDLIVVENMDI; encoded by the exons ATGGCTTCTAAATGGATTGTTCTGGTCTTCAGTATGCTCTGGTGCTTG TCAGCAGCATCCCAGCTCACAGGTGAAACAG AGACTGATGTGGATGAGGGACACGGACACGACTGGGACATCTTTGACATCAATAAAG AGGCAGGATTGGACCTGCTGGAGGGTGATATTGTAATAGATGAG ACTGACAGCAGAAACACTATCCTAGGGGAGCAGTATCGCTGGCCTCAGACTGTACCCTACTATCTGAAGGACAGCCTGG acATACATGCTAAGGGGGTGATTCTGAAGGCCTTCGAACAGTACAGACTGAAGACCTGCATCAACTTTGTGCCATGGAAGGGAGAGGAGAACTATATATCTGTGTTCAAAGGCACCGG gTGCTACTCCTCAGTAGGTAACAGGCAGGTGGGGAAGCAGAAGTTATCTATTGGTCGTAACTGTGACCGTCTGGCAACAGTTGAGCATGAGTTTCTGCATGCTCTGGGTTTCTGGCACGAGCAGTCCAGAGCTGACCG TGATGTCAACATCATCTGGGACCGCATCGAAG GAAAAGACCATAACTTCCTGATCCACGGTGAGTCAGTGTCGAGTGCTCTGAACGTGCCCTATGACTACGGCTCTGTGATGCACTACAGTAAAACAGCCTTCAACATCGGGTCAGAGCCCTCCATCATTACTAAGATACCGAGCTTCATGGACGTGATTGGTCAACGCATGGAGTTCAGCGACAGTGACCTGCTGAAGCTCAACAGGCTCTACAACTGCA caacTTCCTCAACGTTCCTGGAGTCATGCAGCTTTGAGAAGGAGAAGATCTGTGGGATGACCCCGGGTCCTGTTGGGAAAGCTCAGCGGGAACACAGACACAGTGTGGCTGGGGGACCCAACACCGACTACACCAACATGGGCCAGTGTGATG GAAAAGGTTATTTCATGCACTACAGTACGGTTAAGGGTAACCAGGCCCACCT GAGTCATCTCTTCTACCCCAAGAGAGGTTCCCAGTGCTTGCAGTTCTACCTCCACAACAGCGGGGGTGCTGATGATCGACTGAACGTGTGGGTGCGGGAGTATGACGACGCCAACCCCAAAGGAAAACTGAGGCTCATCCAGAAAATCGATATCACAG GTGGCATGAGAGACTCCTGGGAGCTGTACTATGTGACCCTGGATGTGAAGATGAAGTTCCGGATTTAGTTTGAAGGCTTGAAGGGCACAGGGGCATCCACCGGAGGGCTCTCATTGGATGACATCAATTTATCAGAGACAACCTGCCCGCAGCACATCTGGCGCATCCGTGACTTCACCGGTCTCTTAGAAACCACACCGACAGGTGTGAACATCTACAGCCCACGCTTCCTGTCCCCCAGTGGCTACTCCTTCATG GTGAGCGTGTACATCAACGGCCGCAGCAGCCCAGGTAGCATGGCCATCTACTTCCACCTAACTTCCGGCCCTAAAGACAACTCCCTCACCTGGCCCTGTCCATGGCATCAGGCCACGATGGGCCAGAACCCGGACATCAGACAGAGAATGTCCAACCACCACATGATCACCACCGA CAACAAGCTATCCTCAGATG GCAATGATTTCTACTGGGACAACCCCCGTAAGGTGGGCAGTCTGGTGAACGGTTCCAACAGCAGCCAGTTCTCCCGCGGGCCCGGTACTGGAACCAGCAGCTACCTCACCCACAGCATGCTGAAGAGCAGGAACTTAATCAATGGAGACGACGCCATCTTCCTCCTCGGTCTAGAGG ATGTGTCTGCACTGCTGGAGCCCCAGCCCCTTCCTCGTTCTGCTGTTCATCAGTCTGAGAAGAGTGCCGTAGTATCACCCAGCCGGGAGACCACCAACACGTCAAAATTTGTGATGGCTGTGTCCATGAGCTTGGCGGCGGTCATGTTCGTGGTTGCCATGGTGAG GGTGTACGCCAGGAGATCGTAGAGTGACAGGGACTTGATCGTTGTGGAGAACATGGACATCTAG
- the mcm3l gene encoding MCM3 minichromosome maintenance deficient 3 (S. cerevisiae), like isoform X2, with protein MEDLELREAQREYLDFLDDDQDQGVNHERVRSMVSENRCRLIVNINDLRRKNEKRAKALLKDSFSELVAFQRALKDLVASIDATYAKQFEEFHVGFEGSFGTKHVTPRTLAARYLGNLVCVEGIVTKCSLVRPKITRSVHYCPATKKTLERKYTDLTSLDAFPSSSIYPTKDEENNPLETEFGLCVYKDHQTLTIQEMPEKAPAGQLPRSVDIIANDDLVDTVKPGDRVQMVGIYRCLPAKQGGFTSGTFRTILLANHVKRMSKEIVPTFSAEDINKIKKFCKAHSKDVFEHLSCSLAPSIHGHEYIKKAILCLLLGGNETNLENGTRIRGDINILLIGDPSTAKSQLLRYVLHTAPRAIPTTGRGSTGVGLTAAVTTDQETGERRLEAGAMVLADRGVVCIDEFDKMSDMDRTAIHEVMEQGRVTIAKAGIMARLNARCSVLAAANPVYGRVRRANANPVYGRVRRANANPVYGRYDQYKTPMENIGLQDSLLSRFDLLFIVLDQMDADSDRKVSEHVLRMHRYRAPGEQEGTAMPMGSTVDVFATEDPNITEPAKQELQIYEKKDNVLHGHRNKKEKVVTMEFIRKYIHVAKLVKPVLTQEASDHIAEEYSKLRSHDQVNAESARTMPVTARALETMIRLSTAHAKARMSKTTDLVDAEAALELMQFAYFKKILEKRRKVVEDDMSVTQSQSQSQSQVASQRTSTRKRTCVGKENMDGAESDPYEFEDEEHAQSILKPKNATSQSLKKQEQDIRQDRPLLPRLKLFKAALMKAFQTTRSQSVAVTELLTLVNKTTHGQDDHEFDEQEVEKLLGRMQDDNQVMMSEGVVFLI; from the exons CTTGCTGAAAGACTCCTTCAGTGAACTCGTTGCTTTCCAAAGAGCTCTGAAGGACTTGGTTGCATCCATCGACGCAACCTACGCCAAGCAGTTTGAGGAGTTCCATGTGGGGTTCGAGGGTAGCTTTGGAACCAAGCACGTGACCCCTCGAACCCTCGCGGCACGATATCTCGGGAACCTGGTTTGCGTGGAAGGAATCGTTACCAAGT GTTCTCTGGTGAGGCCTAAGATCACCCGTAGTGTCCACTACTGTCCAGCCACTAAGAAGACCTTGGAGAGGAAGTACACTGACCTGACCTCCCTGGACGCTTTCCCTTCCAGCTCCATATACCCTACCAAG GATGAGGAGAACAACCCCTTAGAGACAGAGTTTGGGTTATGTGTCTATAAGGaccaccagaccctgaccatccAGGAGATGCCTGAGAAGGCCCCTGCCGGACAGCTCCCCCGCTCTGTGGACATAATCGCTAACGATGACCTGGTCGACACGGTCAAACCGGGCGACCGTGTTCAGATGGTTGGGATCTACCGCTGTCTGCCGGCCAAACAAGGAGGTTTCACCTCTGGCACCTTCAG GACAATTCTGCTGGCCAATCACGTGAAGCGGATGAGTAAAGAAATCGTGCCGACCTTTTCTGCTGAAGATATTAATAAAATCAAGAAGTTCTGTAAAGCCCATTCTAAA GATGTGTTTGAGCATCTGAGCTGCTCGCTGGCTCCCAGTATACATGGCCATGAGTACATAAAGAAGGCCATTCTGTGTCTCCTGCTGGGGGGCAACGAGACCAACCTGGAGAATGGGACACGTATCCGTGGAGACATCAACATACTGCTGATTG gtGACCCGTCGACGGCTAAGTCCCAGCTGCTGCGCTACGTCCTGCACACTGCTCCGCGGGCCATACCAACTACAGGACGTGGATCAACTGGCGTGGGGTTGACCGCCGCTGTCACCACAGACCAGGAGACTG GTGAGCGGCGGCTGGAGGCCGGGGCTATGGTGCTGGCAGACAGAGGAGTGGTGTGCATCGACGAGTTTGACAAGATGTCTGACATGGACCGCACAGCCATCCACGAGGTGATGGAGCAGGGCCGTGTCACCATCGCTAAGGCTGGCATAATGGCCAGGCTCAACGCCCGCTGCAGTGTGCTAGCCGCCGCTAACCCAGTCTACGGCAGGGTGAGACGAGCTAATGCTAACCCAGTCTACGGCAGGGTGAGACGAGCTAATGCTAACCCAGTCTACGGCAGG TACGACCAGTATAAGACTCCCATGGAGAACATCGGTTTGCAGGACTCTCTGTTGTCTCGGTTCGACCTTCTCTTCATTGTTCTGGACCAGATGGATGCAGACAGTGACAGGAAGGTCTCGGAGCATGTTCTACGCATGCACCGCTACAGAGCACCAGGGGAGCAGGAGGGAACAG CCATGCCCATGGGCAGCACTGTGGATGTGTTCGCCACGGAGGACCCCAACATCACAGAACCCGCCAAACAGGAACTCCAGATCTACGAGAAGAAGGACAATGTCCTGCACGGACACCGGAATAAAAA GGAGAAAGTAGTTACCATGGAGTTTATCAGGAAGTACATCCACGTGGCTAAGCTGGTGAAGCCTGTTCTAACCCAGGAGGCATCAGACCACATAGCAGAGGAGTACTCCAAGCTCCGCAGCCATGACCAAGTGAACGCCGAATCAGCCAGG ACAATGCCGGTGACAGCCCGAGCGCTAGAGACAATGATACGATTGTCCACTGCCCACGCCAAAGCCCGCATGAGCAAGACCACAGACTTGGTTGACGCAGAGGCTGCCCTGGAGCTCATGCAGTTTGCCTACTTTAAAAAG AttctggagaagaggaggaaggttGTAGAGGACGACATGAGTGTGACTCAGAGCCAATCACAGAGCCAGAGCCAGGTGGCCAGTCAGAGGACAAGCACCAG GAAGCGTACCTGTGTGGGTAAGGAAAACATGGATGGGGCAGAGTCTGACCCTTATGAGTTTGAGGATGAGGAACACG CCCAGTCTATTCTGAAACCCAAGAATGCTACCTCTCAGAGCCTGAAGAAGCAAGAACAGGACATCAGACAGGACAG accCCTCCTGCCCAGGCTGAAGCTATTTAAGGCTGCTCTGATGAAGGCCTTTCAGACTACACGTTCCCAGTCTGTAGCGGTGACGGAGCTCCTGACCCTGGTCAATAAGACCACACACGGTCAGGACGACCATGAGTTTGACGAGCAGGAGGTCGAGAAGCTGCTGGGGCGCATGCAGGACGACAACCAGGTCATGATGTCAGAGGGCGTGGTCTTCCTAATTTAG
- the mcm3l gene encoding MCM3 minichromosome maintenance deficient 3 (S. cerevisiae), like isoform X1: MEDLELREAQREYLDFLDDDQDQGVNHERVRSMVSENRCRLIVNINDLRRKNEKRAKALLKDSFSELVAFQRALKDLVASIDATYAKQFEEFHVGFEGSFGTKHVTPRTLAARYLGNLVCVEGIVTKCSLVRPKITRSVHYCPATKKTLERKYTDLTSLDAFPSSSIYPTKDEENNPLETEFGLCVYKDHQTLTIQEMPEKAPAGQLPRSVDIIANDDLVDTVKPGDRVQMVGIYRCLPAKQGGFTSGTFRTILLANHVKRMSKEIVPTFSAEDINKIKKFCKAHSKDVFEHLSCSLAPSIHGHEYIKKAILCLLLGGNETNLENGTRIRGDINILLIGDPSTAKSQLLRYVLHTAPRAIPTTGRGSTGVGLTAAVTTDQETGERRLEAGAMVLADRGVVCIDEFDKMSDMDRTAIHEVMEQGRVTIAKAGIMARLNARCSVLAAANPVYGRYDQYKTPMENIGLQDSLLSRFDLLFIVLDQMDADSDRKVSEHVLRMHRYRAPGEQEGTAMPMGSTVDVFATEDPNITEPAKQELQIYEKKDNVLHGHRNKKEKVVTMEFIRKYIHVAKLVKPVLTQEASDHIAEEYSKLRSHDQVNAESARTMPVTARALETMIRLSTAHAKARMSKTTDLVDAEAALELMQFAYFKKILEKRRKVVEDDMSVTQSQSQSQSQVASQRTSTRKRTCVGKENMDGAESDPYEFEDEEHAQSILKPKNATSQSLKKQEQDIRQDRPLLPRLKLFKAALMKAFQTTRSQSVAVTELLTLVNKTTHGQDDHEFDEQEVEKLLGRMQDDNQVMMSEGVVFLI, from the exons CTTGCTGAAAGACTCCTTCAGTGAACTCGTTGCTTTCCAAAGAGCTCTGAAGGACTTGGTTGCATCCATCGACGCAACCTACGCCAAGCAGTTTGAGGAGTTCCATGTGGGGTTCGAGGGTAGCTTTGGAACCAAGCACGTGACCCCTCGAACCCTCGCGGCACGATATCTCGGGAACCTGGTTTGCGTGGAAGGAATCGTTACCAAGT GTTCTCTGGTGAGGCCTAAGATCACCCGTAGTGTCCACTACTGTCCAGCCACTAAGAAGACCTTGGAGAGGAAGTACACTGACCTGACCTCCCTGGACGCTTTCCCTTCCAGCTCCATATACCCTACCAAG GATGAGGAGAACAACCCCTTAGAGACAGAGTTTGGGTTATGTGTCTATAAGGaccaccagaccctgaccatccAGGAGATGCCTGAGAAGGCCCCTGCCGGACAGCTCCCCCGCTCTGTGGACATAATCGCTAACGATGACCTGGTCGACACGGTCAAACCGGGCGACCGTGTTCAGATGGTTGGGATCTACCGCTGTCTGCCGGCCAAACAAGGAGGTTTCACCTCTGGCACCTTCAG GACAATTCTGCTGGCCAATCACGTGAAGCGGATGAGTAAAGAAATCGTGCCGACCTTTTCTGCTGAAGATATTAATAAAATCAAGAAGTTCTGTAAAGCCCATTCTAAA GATGTGTTTGAGCATCTGAGCTGCTCGCTGGCTCCCAGTATACATGGCCATGAGTACATAAAGAAGGCCATTCTGTGTCTCCTGCTGGGGGGCAACGAGACCAACCTGGAGAATGGGACACGTATCCGTGGAGACATCAACATACTGCTGATTG gtGACCCGTCGACGGCTAAGTCCCAGCTGCTGCGCTACGTCCTGCACACTGCTCCGCGGGCCATACCAACTACAGGACGTGGATCAACTGGCGTGGGGTTGACCGCCGCTGTCACCACAGACCAGGAGACTG GTGAGCGGCGGCTGGAGGCCGGGGCTATGGTGCTGGCAGACAGAGGAGTGGTGTGCATCGACGAGTTTGACAAGATGTCTGACATGGACCGCACAGCCATCCACGAGGTGATGGAGCAGGGCCGTGTCACCATCGCTAAGGCTGGCATAATGGCCAGGCTCAACGCCCGCTGCAGTGTGCTAGCCGCCGCTAACCCAGTCTACGGCAGG TACGACCAGTATAAGACTCCCATGGAGAACATCGGTTTGCAGGACTCTCTGTTGTCTCGGTTCGACCTTCTCTTCATTGTTCTGGACCAGATGGATGCAGACAGTGACAGGAAGGTCTCGGAGCATGTTCTACGCATGCACCGCTACAGAGCACCAGGGGAGCAGGAGGGAACAG CCATGCCCATGGGCAGCACTGTGGATGTGTTCGCCACGGAGGACCCCAACATCACAGAACCCGCCAAACAGGAACTCCAGATCTACGAGAAGAAGGACAATGTCCTGCACGGACACCGGAATAAAAA GGAGAAAGTAGTTACCATGGAGTTTATCAGGAAGTACATCCACGTGGCTAAGCTGGTGAAGCCTGTTCTAACCCAGGAGGCATCAGACCACATAGCAGAGGAGTACTCCAAGCTCCGCAGCCATGACCAAGTGAACGCCGAATCAGCCAGG ACAATGCCGGTGACAGCCCGAGCGCTAGAGACAATGATACGATTGTCCACTGCCCACGCCAAAGCCCGCATGAGCAAGACCACAGACTTGGTTGACGCAGAGGCTGCCCTGGAGCTCATGCAGTTTGCCTACTTTAAAAAG AttctggagaagaggaggaaggttGTAGAGGACGACATGAGTGTGACTCAGAGCCAATCACAGAGCCAGAGCCAGGTGGCCAGTCAGAGGACAAGCACCAG GAAGCGTACCTGTGTGGGTAAGGAAAACATGGATGGGGCAGAGTCTGACCCTTATGAGTTTGAGGATGAGGAACACG CCCAGTCTATTCTGAAACCCAAGAATGCTACCTCTCAGAGCCTGAAGAAGCAAGAACAGGACATCAGACAGGACAG accCCTCCTGCCCAGGCTGAAGCTATTTAAGGCTGCTCTGATGAAGGCCTTTCAGACTACACGTTCCCAGTCTGTAGCGGTGACGGAGCTCCTGACCCTGGTCAATAAGACCACACACGGTCAGGACGACCATGAGTTTGACGAGCAGGAGGTCGAGAAGCTGCTGGGGCGCATGCAGGACGACAACCAGGTCATGATGTCAGAGGGCGTGGTCTTCCTAATTTAG